In a genomic window of Mycolicibacterium neoaurum VKM Ac-1815D:
- a CDS encoding transglutaminase family protein, whose translation MTQAATRRYEITHRTTYRYSDVVTGSYGRGYLTPRELPGQRRLSHELLIEPEAADSSISRDAYGNTSSYFHVTEPHRTLTVTGHSLVEVDPPAPDLYEGPAARAPWEISRPVGPDGALACEFTLDLAPPEITDEVRAYAAPSFVPERPLIEVLRDLNSRIFRDFTYRSGSTTISTGVAEVLAAREGVCQDFARLAIACLRANGLAASYVSGYLATDPPPGKERMIGVDATHAWASVWTPQNQWLGLDPTNDQLVDERYVVVGFGRDYADVPPLRGIIYTESESSVIEVSVDVAPN comes from the coding sequence GTGACGCAGGCAGCCACCCGGCGCTACGAGATCACCCACCGCACCACCTACCGGTATTCCGACGTCGTCACCGGTTCGTACGGCCGCGGTTACCTCACGCCCCGCGAGCTGCCGGGCCAGCGGCGGCTGTCCCACGAACTGCTGATCGAGCCGGAGGCCGCGGACAGCTCGATCAGCCGGGACGCCTACGGCAACACCAGCTCCTACTTCCACGTCACCGAACCGCATCGCACCCTCACCGTCACCGGTCACTCGCTGGTGGAGGTGGATCCGCCGGCACCGGACCTCTACGAGGGGCCTGCCGCGCGCGCACCGTGGGAGATATCGCGCCCCGTCGGCCCCGACGGGGCGCTGGCCTGCGAGTTCACTCTGGATCTCGCGCCCCCGGAGATCACCGACGAGGTCCGCGCCTACGCGGCACCCAGTTTCGTTCCGGAACGACCGCTGATCGAGGTCCTGCGTGACCTGAACTCGCGGATCTTCCGCGATTTCACCTACCGGTCGGGCTCGACGACCATCTCGACCGGGGTGGCCGAGGTGTTGGCCGCTCGTGAGGGGGTGTGCCAGGACTTCGCCCGCCTGGCCATCGCATGCCTGCGGGCCAATGGCCTGGCCGCCAGCTACGTGTCCGGATACCTGGCCACCGACCCGCCCCCGGGCAAGGAACGCATGATCGGCGTCGACGCCACCCATGCCTGGGCATCGGTGTGGACGCCGCAGAACCAGTGGCTGGGACTGGACCCCACCAACGACCAACTGGTCGACGAGCGCTATGTGGTGGTCGGCTTCGGCAGGGACTACGCCGACGTGCCGCCGCTGCGCGGGATCATCTACACCGAATCGGAGAGTAGCGTTATCGAAGTCTCAGTCGATGTGGCGCCGAACTGA
- a CDS encoding zinc-binding metallopeptidase family protein, with translation MRDFNCPKCGQRLAFENSKCLSCGSSLGFSLDDMALLVIASGDESEHAGAVDEHNYALCANLYAAECNWLVKVGEGSGLCASCALTRTRPADSDTVAMAAFAAAERAKRRVIAELTELKLPVVGREDDPQYGLAFDLLSSEFEKVFTGHADGVITLDLAEGDDVHREQLRVSMEEPYRTLLGHFRHEIGHYYFYRLVSPVPEYLERFNELFGDPDLDYQAALDRHYSEGAPKGWKSDYVSSYATMHPAEDWAETFAHYLHIRDTLDTAAAFGLAPAGATFDRRVLGPSGFDTIIEMWLPLSWALNMVNRSMGRDDLYPFVLPPAVLEKMRFIHSVIDEITSSPDKLAAVGGAA, from the coding sequence ATGCGGGATTTCAATTGTCCGAAATGTGGACAGCGACTGGCTTTCGAGAACTCGAAATGCCTGTCCTGCGGTTCGTCGTTGGGCTTCTCGCTCGATGATATGGCCCTGCTGGTCATCGCCAGCGGTGACGAGAGCGAGCACGCCGGGGCGGTCGATGAGCACAACTACGCGTTGTGCGCCAACCTCTATGCCGCCGAATGCAACTGGCTGGTGAAGGTCGGCGAGGGCTCCGGGCTGTGCGCATCATGCGCCTTGACAAGAACCAGGCCCGCCGACTCCGACACCGTGGCGATGGCCGCCTTCGCCGCCGCCGAGCGCGCCAAGCGCCGGGTGATCGCCGAGCTGACCGAGCTGAAGCTGCCCGTGGTCGGCCGCGAGGACGATCCGCAGTACGGATTGGCCTTCGACCTGCTCTCCAGCGAGTTCGAGAAGGTGTTCACCGGCCACGCCGACGGGGTGATCACCCTGGATCTGGCCGAGGGCGATGATGTGCACCGTGAGCAGCTGCGGGTGTCCATGGAGGAGCCCTACCGCACTCTGCTGGGTCACTTCCGCCATGAGATCGGCCACTACTACTTCTACCGGCTGGTCAGCCCGGTTCCGGAGTATCTGGAACGGTTCAACGAGTTGTTCGGCGATCCCGACCTGGATTACCAGGCCGCGCTGGACCGGCATTACAGCGAGGGTGCGCCCAAGGGGTGGAAGAGCGATTACGTGTCGTCCTATGCCACCATGCATCCGGCCGAGGACTGGGCCGAGACGTTCGCCCACTACCTGCACATCCGGGACACCCTGGACACCGCCGCGGCGTTCGGATTGGCCCCGGCCGGAGCGACATTCGACCGACGGGTGTTGGGCCCCAGTGGTTTCGACACCATCATCGAGATGTGGCTGCCGCTGTCGTGGGCGCTGAACATGGTGAACCGGTCGATGGGCCGCGATGACCTGTACCCGTTCGTGCTGCCGCCGGCCGTGCTGGAGAAGATGCGGTTCATCCACTCCGTGATCGACGAGATCACCTCGTCGCCGGACAAGCTGGCCGCGGTGGGCGGCGCGGCCTGA
- a CDS encoding STAS domain-containing protein, whose translation MAEVKSGHPAFWLSVDLSKHRLSFIRRRHHGAQRRTRPGLRTPSAEWSQTTRLTNADFEPGTQNLFDAEAGGGQGPETAMSYDVEQLQPRGISVETATAGNGLVIRVAGVVDMLTAQILVERLDLALATAPSTLIVDLTEVEFFAAAGIAAVVHAHRIAGHACGLAVVADSYVVLRPITLSNADQEVNLCASMRDAFMLLDITVD comes from the coding sequence GTGGCGGAAGTGAAATCCGGTCACCCGGCGTTCTGGCTGTCGGTGGACCTGTCAAAGCACCGGCTTTCCTTCATTCGTCGACGGCATCATGGCGCACAACGGCGTACAAGACCCGGTCTGCGCACGCCGAGCGCCGAGTGGTCGCAGACGACACGCCTGACGAACGCTGACTTTGAGCCCGGCACCCAGAATCTCTTCGACGCCGAGGCGGGCGGTGGCCAAGGACCGGAGACCGCGATGTCGTACGACGTGGAACAGCTGCAACCCCGTGGGATCTCGGTCGAGACCGCAACGGCTGGGAACGGGCTGGTGATCCGGGTGGCCGGTGTGGTGGACATGCTGACCGCGCAAATCTTGGTCGAGCGCCTCGACCTGGCGCTGGCCACCGCGCCGTCGACATTGATCGTCGATCTCACCGAAGTTGAATTCTTCGCGGCCGCAGGTATCGCGGCGGTGGTCCATGCGCACCGTATCGCCGGCCATGCCTGCGGTCTCGCAGTGGTGGCCGACAGCTATGTCGTACTTCGACCGATCACGTTGTCTAACGCCGACCAGGAAGTGAACCTCTGCGCGTCGATGCGGGATGCGTTCATGTTGCTTGACATAACAGTCGATTAG